A window from Zingiber officinale cultivar Zhangliang chromosome 7A, Zo_v1.1, whole genome shotgun sequence encodes these proteins:
- the LOC122000939 gene encoding protein transport protein Sec61 subunit beta-like: MVANAGGPPRGSAAAAASLRRRRTAGGGGAAAGGGASTMLQFYTDDAAGARMSPNTVLFMSIGFIAVVALLHVVGKLYVRH, from the coding sequence ATGGTGGCTAATGCTGGAGGTCCACCCAGAGGAAGTGCAGCAGCAGCTGCGAGTTTGCGGAGGCGTAGAACAGCTGGCGGCGGCGGTGCAGCTGCCGGAGGAGGTGCCAGTACGATGCTCCAGTTCTACACTGATGATGCTGCTGGTGCCAGGATGTCTCCCAACACTGTTCTCTTTATGAGCATTGGATTTATTGCAGTTGTTGCTCTCCTCCATGTAGTCGGTAAACTCTATGTTCGTCATTAG